The Candidatus Methanoperedens sp. DNA window TAATGTTTATGAAACTGCTCGTAAGTCCAATCAACGTTGAAGAGGCAAAAATTTCAAGACTTGGCGGCGCAGATATTATCGACGTCAAGAATCCGAAAGAAGGCTCACTTGGCGCCAATTTCCCCTGGGTGATAAAGGCTGTGAAGAGAGCGGCAGGTTCGGTACCCGTGAGCGCAACAATAGGAGATTTCAATTACAAGCCCGGGACTGCCTCGCTTGCTGCATTAGGAGCAGCGGTTGCAGGGGCTGAATACATCAAGGTGGGATTATACGATATCCAATCAAAGGAACATGCCATGCATATGCTGCTCAATATCGTGCGCGCTGTAAAAGACTTTGATAAAAATAAAAAGGTGGTGGCTTCATGCTATGCGGATTATGTGAGAATTAATTCCATCTCGCCGCTTGAACTTCCCAAGA harbors:
- a CDS encoding (5-formylfuran-3-yl)methyl phosphate synthase — its product is MKLLVSPINVEEAKISRLGGADIIDVKNPKEGSLGANFPWVIKAVKRAAGSVPVSATIGDFNYKPGTASLAALGAAVAGAEYIKVGLYDIQSKEHAMHMLLNIVRAVKDFDKNKKVVASCYADYVRINSISPLELPKIGAIAGVDVVMIDTGIKDGRSTFEFLTEEELKQFVSSARSYGLKTAIAGTIKFEDIPALRRISPDIIGVRGCVCGGDRNSTIKRELVERLKTEISLTK